cggcttgggcggaaaccgctcaagcctcttatacggctagcaggccaatcgctagccgctacatgtgaataatttagcactagccaattgcggggcacaaatttgcatacgacaagcaggaaatctttgcaccgtgcatttctgtgttgcaaagggaaatgcaccctgcaaagatcgctgcaaagtggcgggaacactcccctgcacgcgggttctctgtgcagcagaactcctccgtgcaatgaagttgcaaacccacggggataattcttagtgccgaagcacacacaaaaaaatcagacctttgggtcatgacagaaacCAACCGTTGTCTCAGACCAAACAGCATGGTCTAGACTTCCAGCTGGTGATTCAGACTTACCCAGTGTGATGCCGGCTCCTGTGTGAGTTGTCAGAACAGGGATAGAAATTGGGTCTTGTAGTTCTGGAAGTCTGTGGTGACCTGCTGGAGAGAAAATACCCATCCCTGTTTGCCAGCTCCGTAGCAGGCTCATTAACCATTATATATAGGCCAATCACTCCTGAAAGGATGACCACACTGAGCAGAAGGACTGCCCAACACACTGAGATCAGAGAGCAGCACCACCACCCCTGGGTCTGCAATGCTGGAGCTCTGGTGGAGGGTCAACGTGCATCCCTTGAACCCATTCTTTAATGACCTGAGCATCAGGGCCCCAGACCCTGCAAAGAAGTGGGCTCAGACCTTGGAGCCAGCACCTCGTACTACTTCTAAAGGCAAGCAACCAAAGAGAAGTTGGTGCGAGAAGCATCCATCTCTTCCCCTTGCACTGGAAGGGACGGCAGGTTCTTTAAAGCCCTGAAACAACCTCCTTTGAATCCATGGAAGgactcccactgacatcagtgttATCTGGACAAGGTTTGGAGAAGGAGTAGGGATAGAAAGGGGAAATATGTTGGGGGGAATGTAGAGGTCTTTTCTAAAATTAAGAACAACCCTCAACTGGATGCTGGTTCCAGCCAGTCCTACAGCTGAACCAGTCTACAATGGACATCTCTACACCGTGGAGGTGGTTAAAAGCTATATGAGATATGTGAGGGACTTGATTCTTTCAAAAAATCCAATAGGTCTGACTCTAGCCAGGACCAGCAACCTCTGACTTCCCAAAGCACCCCAAAGGGGTGGCATACCACTTAATtcactcctggctgcctgctggatCATTGGCCTCCTCTCCAATTCAATCCTGGGTTGTGATCTGGCAAGAAGAGAAGGCTCTAACCATAACACAGTGAAATCCATCCGTGTGTTGCAGTGAAATGCATGAAATCCATGTGTTGGATTCAAGATAGTGATAATATGGTCTGCTTACAAGCCGAAGCTGCCCAGAAGACTTTCAGGTATGCCAGGATGCTCCATCACCTTGATTATACCCCGGCTTGAACATGAGCATGGTCTCCTGGGCTGATACACTAGTGACTGATGGACAGCAGAAAGAATCAATTATGAGATCAGGTGAGGTTTGTGGCGTCCCCTTTTACCACCAAACTCCTTTATTATCTCTGCTCATTAGATCAAACAATCACCATTTTAATGAATGTTGCTGACAGTCCTAAAATACTAGGCGGCTCAGACATCACTGAGGACAGAAAATGAATGTACAAGACCTTAGACAGATTGGAGGCTTATGCGGGAATTAACAACAATGCAGAGCAGGATGACCCATATGAGGTGGAAGGGAAAATTGCACGTCGTTATTATTGAATATTTCCGAACGCCAGCTTGGTCCTTTACAGTTTTGCCTTCAGCCATGCTGGACTCGGCATTTTTctgatctgaaaaaaaaaatggaaattttcccAGATCGTTTTTCTTGAGATTTCTGCCTTTACTAGCAGCTGTTGTGCATCTAAGATGAAATAGCATTTTTTGGAGGGGTCTGAATTAGTAGTCAAATATACAAGCAAAGGGAACTTCCCCACGCAGCTAGCCGGAAGAGTTGAATCACTGAAAAAATAAAGGCAGCTTGTGTCCGGACAACGATGACGTTTGTATTCTTATCAAATTAGTGCAGCTGAACTTAGCTAACTTCCTATAACTGAACTCCGCCCTCCCTGGGCTTTTGCTGATCTGTGACGTGACAAAGCATGGAGTGTCTCTGAAGAGAAGCAGAGTTCGACCgtctctcccctctctctgttATAGCAAGGACCAAAACCTAAGCCAGGTGGTTTTGTCCCCAAAAGACAGGAGAGTGAAAATCGATACACCTGTGTTTGAACTCATTGGACAGGTAAGgtgattgattttaaaaaaaatcagattgatTTTCTTTTCACTCATCAGCTTAACTCTGAACACCATCTGACGTTGTTCAGATGCTGCAGTGAAGGGTGCCGGAGAAATGCTCACTAATGACAGAGATTAGGAAAAAGAGGTGCTATACTTGGATTCAATAGTTGCAAGCACTAAGTTTTCTCTGCTTGTATACAACAAAGTCATTATCGTTCCCATAACTTTAAAGCAAAAGTGGCAGGCCTGCTATATTTTccttaacaggaaaaaaaaaaatatttttttttctgcttcgaCCGAAAGAGAAACAAAGGGAGGTGAAAGTAGGCTGACAACTTGGACAATGCATCCCCGTGTTGTTCAAGCCCTCCGGTGCTGGCAGCCGGTTGTGCCCTGGAAAACCCAGCTCTTTTAAAAAGCAATCTAGTTTTCAATCCTGCAGAAGAAATTTGAAAACCCGATCACTCACTGCTCCGGTACCACATAGGAAAGGTTTGTCCGTGGGCAGTTGGCAACACAGAACGTGACAGCTCCCTTTTCCATGCATTTCGAGTGGAACCGGTTTCTGATCCCGACTGCTTGTTTCTTAGTTGCAGGAATTGCATACTTTTTGTTGCTCTTGCTTtgcattttccttctttctctccctttctctcggGTGATGGGAGAGACATCCCCCATTTTGCTGGACATTGATATCATAATCGTGTCTGGTCTGAATGCTTATACGCAATGGGAAGTAACATTTAAACATAAATGAAAATTGAGGTGGCGATGCTTCTATTCTGCTTCTAGTATTAGCGATATTTTATAACTACATGTTTACTGGACATACAGGGAGAATTTTAAGTTCAGATTGTCTACACTGCTTGGAGCCTGTGGGATCAATAATCTGCACTATAACAATCATTTTGAATCTTATGCTCTGAGTTAATTGATTCGTACTCTTTGGAGCTCATATCTGCCACTGCCCACTCCAGCTTGACTCCAAGACAATTTTTTTGAGCCTCAGCTCgtgtgtaaaatgggaataattctGCTCCACTCCTGGATTTTTTTCTATATAAGTTGTAAACCCTTTTGAGAAGGACATCTTTGTTACATGTATGCATAAAGCACCCAGAACAGCTGGGAACCCAAGACAGCactgtaaaacaaatgtttaaaaataatgtttgtgCAGTGGGAAAATATACTAATGGATTCATCTATTTCTAAGACTTATACTTAACAAGCTATTCTTTGGTCTTGGCTTCATAAGGAGCATCCTCGTTTTAAACAGGTAGTCAGGAAAGGAGCCCTGGTACAACAAACATGGTGACAACCAACCTCAACATAATCAGTTCTTTTCTAGTCCTTTTGCAGGTACCATGAACATCCAGGAATATTTCACCAGAATTTCTTACAAAGGTCCCTGTGAAAACCTGGACTTGGAGACGTTAACTGCAATCCTCCAGCACCACATCCGGGCTGTTCCCTTCGAGAACCTCAGCATCCACAGCGGGGACACCGTTGAGCTGGAGTTGGAACAAGTGTACGACAAAATAGTGAAGAGGAATCGTGGTGGCTGGTGCCTAGAAAATAATCAGCTGTTATCCTGGGTTTTGAAAACACTGGGCTATAATCTCACTCTTTTGGGAGCAAAAGTGTTCAGCCCAGAAAATAATGCATATGCCGATGAAAATAATCATCTTCTTCTCAAAGTGGTCCTGGATGGGAAATCCTATATTGTGGATGGAGGCTTTGGCATGGTCTATCAAATGTGGGAGCCCATGGAGCTGATTTCTGGGAAAGACCAGCCTCAGACTCCTGGCATCTTTCAATTCCTGGAAGAAAAGGGGACCTGGTATCTGGAgaagagcaaaaggaaggcataCATTCCCAACCACAGTGACGCTAAGCCTGACCCTCTGCAAGCAAGTGACTGTAGGAAGATTTATACTTTTACCCTTGAACCACGAGAAATAGAAGATTTCAGGGCTCAATGTGCGTATCTCCAGACATCCCCCAATTCTATTTTTGTAACAAAGTCCATCTGCAGCCTCCAGACCACTGACGGGATCCGGGCATTAATTGGGTGGAAATACACTGAGATAAAGTTCAATTTCAAGGAGAACATGGACCTGGTAGAAACCACAGTTCT
Above is a genomic segment from Alligator mississippiensis isolate rAllMis1 chromosome 10, rAllMis1, whole genome shotgun sequence containing:
- the LOC102575009 gene encoding arylamine N-acetyltransferase, pineal gland isozyme NAT-3 → MNIQEYFTRISYKGPCENLDLETLTAILQHHIRAVPFENLSIHSGDTVELELEQVYDKIVKRNRGGWCLENNQLLSWVLKTLGYNLTLLGAKVFSPENNAYADENNHLLLKVVLDGKSYIVDGGFGMVYQMWEPMELISGKDQPQTPGIFQFLEEKGTWYLEKSKRKAYIPNHSDAKPDPLQASDCRKIYTFTLEPREIEDFRAQCAYLQTSPNSIFVTKSICSLQTTDGIRALIGWKYTEIKFNFKENMDLVETTVLPDEEVEKTLKVKFNITLDKKLQPVNAGGRSSMF